A DNA window from Zonotrichia albicollis isolate bZonAlb1 chromosome 2, bZonAlb1.hap1, whole genome shotgun sequence contains the following coding sequences:
- the CCNA1 gene encoding cyclin-A1 has product MATRGRRGWRGGAPGVEPPGSQPAAANSRRLQRPRLRRAGGRPGRRRAAGASRGLVASGAGQRGTGVGAMHRIGEKSRAGRRESCPAVLRSSSGRAVLGVLTENGQLQQRPGGQGTAIKRFSGFENTITSSRKDEVPNCIISAAPKQGFAIYIDNSEDKENYSCQVSEELELSHCELDTSAMTSTIHRLLDLSSGSPMVVDTSFQSQPEDHMEDVVTLAVGEYAEDIHQYLREAEVRFRPKPYYMKKQPDITTGMRAILVDWLVEVGEEYKLRTETLYLAVNFLDRFLSCMSVLRGKLQLVGTAAILLAAKYEEIYPPDVDEFVYITDDTYTKKQLLRMEHLLLKVLGFDLTAPTINQFLLQYIQRRGICMRTENFARYLAELSLLQVDPLLKYLPSQIAAAAYCLANYTVNRSFWPETLAAFTGYSLSEIAPCLTDLHKACLDASHCQLQAIKQKYKHPKYLQVSLLELPAVLPLR; this is encoded by the exons ATGGCGACCCGCGGCCGGCGGGGCTGGCGGGGCGGCGCGCCGGGGGTTGAGCCGCCGGGCTCCCAACCGGCCGCGGCCAACAGCCGCCGCCTCCAGCGGCCGCGCCTACGCAGGGCCGGCGGGCGGCCTGGGCGGCGCAGGGCGGCCGGAGCCTCCCGTGGGCTGGTGGCGAGCGGAGCCGGGCAGCGCG GTACCGGCGTCGGGGCAATGCATCGCATCGGAGAGAAGAGCCGTGCGGGGCGGCGGGAGTCCTGCCCCGCCGTCCTCCGCAGCAGCAGCGGCCGGGccgtgctgggggtgctgacgGAGAacgggcagctgcagcagcggcCCGGCGGCCAG GGTACTGCTATCAAGCGCTTCTCTGGCTTTGAAAACACCATCACTTCATCTAGAAAAGATGAAGTGCCCAACTGCATCATCAGTGCCGCACCAAAGCAAGGTTTTGCTATCTACATAGATAACTCAGAAGATAAAGAAAACTACAGCTGCCAAGTGTCTGAAGAGCTGGAGTTAAGCCACTGTGAGCTGGATACCAGTGCAATGACATCCACTATTCACCGGCTGTTGGATCTGAGTTCAG GCTCTCCTATGGTAGTGGACACATCCTTCCAATCCCAGCCAGAGGATCACATGGAAGATGTTGTAACTCTGGCTGTGGGAGAGTATGCAGAAGACATTCATCAGTACCTCCGAGAGGCAGAA GTAAGATTTAGGCCCAAGCCCTACTACATGAAGAAGCAGCCAGATATCACAACAGGAATGCGTGCTATCCTGGTAGACTGGCTGGTGGAAGTAGGGGAAGAGTATAAACTCCGGACAGAGACTTTGTACTTGGCAGTCAACTTCCTGGACAGATTTCTTTCCTGCATGTCTGTTCTCAGAGGGAAGTTACAGCTTGTAGGAACAGCGGCAATTCTTCTGGCTGC GAAGTATGAAGAGATCTACCCACCAGATGTGGATGAATTTGTCTATATAACAGATGATACCTACACAAAGAAGCAGCTGCTAAGAATGGAACACTTGCTTCTCAAAGTGCTGGGTTTTGACCTAACAGCCCCAACCATCAACCAGTTCCTCCTTCAGTATATTCAGAGGCGTGGAATCTGTATGAGGACAGAGAACTTTGCAAGG TATCTTGCAGAGCTGAGTCTCCTTCAAGTTGATCCTCTTCTGAAGTACCTTCCTTCACAAATTGCTGCAGCAGCCTACTGTTTAGCAAACTATACAGTGAACAGATCTTTCTGG CCAGAAACACTTGCTGCATTTACTGGATATTCCTTAAGTGAGATAGCGCCTTGCCTGACTGACCTGCACAAAGCATGCCTTGATGCATCCCATTGCCAGCTGCAAGCTATTAAGCAGAAGTATAAGCACCCAAA GTACCTGCAGGTGTCTCTTCTGGAGCTCCCAGCAGTTCTTCCTCTGCGCTAG